ACTAAGAAATTTtcccagaagaaaaaaatgtgaagaaaataaaatgcgTGCTTGTGCGGAACAGTGTAAAGTGTAAGTATGTACCTGAATCAGCGAATCGAAACCATTCCTGGTAGATATTCTGATGCTCTTTCGAGCACGAACTGATCGGAACTGAAGAAATTTCCATAACTCGTAACCAGAGAGAATAATCTGATCGAAAAATtgggatttcaaattttttaaaactgAAACGCTCTTTGGAGGGTTTGTCTTTGTTTCTCTTTCCCGCAGGTTGTCCTTGGAACCAGACGGCGTCGTTTAGGGGTTGAGTTGGCATGACGGGACGTAAACCCAATCGTGGGTCTTTAGAAAGCCAAGGAGTGAAACGGCGACGTATCTGTTTCGTTTTCGTTTTCGTAGCTGCAGCCTGTATATTTCACAGCAGGCATGCGAAATAATGGAAAGGATGACTACTCCTACTTGTTGTCAATGTGTAACATCCAACATAACTGTGATGGAGATACTCACCCGTTTTAAATCTCATAAACCTTACAAATTATTGGCAATGGGGAGACCTAGATTATACTACTAAatatcttttttattattattccgTATTCGTGGAAGGTGGTCCAAAGGTAGTGGTGGAGCCAGAATTCTGAATGAGGATGAGCCCTTTtattaatatgtatatatatgagtgtgtgtaaaaagttgaattcataacatgttgacatatgcaatttgtgtaatcctcacaaaactgaagaaaaaaaatctcttaaattcaatactaagaagaaaaaaatgtaaaaacccagacaaccaagtaagaggtaggttgtggaaggctaaagaaaatacaaagaagtagaaaaagaaggaaaagggggaGAGGTGCAAATAAAGAAGGTGGGTTGCTTTAGAAAATTATAGGGTGTATATTACTGTTAGGTGAGAGAATCGAACCAGAAGTGGGGTTGCTTTTTCCATTTAAAACTGCGCATCTCTTTTAAAACTCACTTGCCAAACTTATCGTTTCATTAGACAGCCgaaaagatttaaaatcaaaacaGCTTAACGACGTcgtttgcttcatcttcttctatgAGGTTCACACCTCGGATAAAGTCAAGATGGACCGGGGACTACCCTAGTCCCTTGGTGGCTATGCCCCAAAGGCTTAACACAAACAAGCGAACTGCAAAAAGAAATGAGATGAAGCTCGATTGAAAATTTTATGGATTACAATAGAGATCCAAGGctacagaatgaccaaaatttaTAGATTTATCCTTTAGATAAACACGTGAGTGTATACAGTTTACGGCAGGAAAGAAATAGTAGAAATGAGTTGACAAATATTTACGAGTGTAATCTTCAAGGTATTGTCAATAACAAGTATTGATGACCAAAGTCGTGGGTGCATGCTCATAATGATGACATATCAGCATTTTCAGAGGAAAAAATAGAGAACCACTATAAAGTGGAGAACGACACATCAGCATCTCCTAAATGCACCCTCCAAATTCCAAAACCCTATGTATCCGAAACTCCATTGGGTTGCAATAATCTTTGAGAAATGATAActcaaggattttttttttttttttttttttgggacaaaCTAAAGTTACTTTTCCATTAAACAAATAGACAAGTACAAAGAAAAGAGAGCTCAAAAGGCATCCCataatcaacatacaagttcATCAAGAAAAAGTAAATACAACATAAAAGCTCAAAAGAGCATAActgaaaaacaacaaaaaccctCAAATTAAAGAGGAAACCAGACGCCACCACCAAGAAAACGAACCAAAAAGAGCAACTGGATCAACTGAAAATGGGGGTGAGTGAGCCACCCGCACAGTTATAACTCAAGGATAAATATGGCGTATAGTCCTATCCAATGTAAATCCATATATAGTAATTAATACTAGCTCTATTATTCTTCAAATATGTCACTGAACAACAACCAATATTCAATATCATTAAGTTAAGCGATATAAAGACTAATGTGTGTAAAACATGACCATCTCGCTCTCATCATAAagcttataaaaaaaacaagaacaTTCGCAATCGAAACTTCTTGACGAACCTTGAGAGGCAAACAAAGGACAAGCTTGCGACACTGCTCAACGACAATTGCACCACACTATTGTACGGCCTTGCGCTTGCTATCGCACGTCGcacaaccaaacagaaaatggGACATGGCCGGGACAACAATCTCGAACAAGATGAACGCGCACCAAGAAAGACATGCCCTCCAAACACTGGATTGGTCCACGCAAATCCATCGCAGGTACAACCTAATTAAAAGCTATGCAGTTCATCTTGTACGCGTGAAACGCAGCATCTGAGTTGTTTAGCTGAATCCAATACTAATCAGACCCAATGTTTATCGTATACACATGGATGCATTCAGTCCGACTATCCGTACTATCGACCGACTATGCATTCTATCTGACAATCCGTACAACGATATTACGTTTATGAAATATACTTGAATTCAGGTGAAACACAATCAAAACCATTCATCACAACATAGTTATCTCATACCAATACATCAAATATTTCGTAAAAAGATCCCCAaatttgaacttcaaattctcaAGTAGACACGACGATGCAAGGTGAAAAGAGAAAAATTCATCAAATGGTAAGTTACACCACTACAAGGCGGCTCAGTTTGTTAATTCCATGATGGCAGAAACAATGTCACCATTTGCTGCTTTGAGTGCCTTAACTGCTCTTGATCTTGAAACCCCAGCTTGAGTCATCACCAACTCGATGTCCTTGGGTTCTACACCAGTTTCGTCCACATCTTCATCGTCTTGAGCCAAAGTTGATGGCTCAGGCTTTGCTGTCACGGTATTTAGGTTAGGAGCCTTGAACTGCTCCGCGGCCTGAGTTTGAAGTTGTGAGCTCAAGTCCTCAATCTTTGCTTCCCCAAAAATGACATATGTATCGGAAGCGGGGCTCTTAAAGACATCTGGCTTTGAGATGACAAACAGAATCTGAAAGAACAAACATTACTACATTGAATCTTTAAAATAAATCTCCTAGAAGCTGACACAAAATGCGTTATAGCaatcaaaagaagaaacaaagcaacaaaTCAACACTTACATTCTTGCTCTTCTTGACAGTCACACGGCTGACACCTGGAATTGCTTTCATTCCAAGTTTCAACATCGCCTTGCGACTCTTCTTCTCACTTCTGCTCTGCTTAGACCTACCACTTCCATCTCCTTGTCCTGCCACAATGCCATTTTGACAAGAAATTACACCAATAATAAGCAAAAAAGATGGGCTATACAAGAGATAATGTACAACTTCCAAACCACCGCCcccaatatatatatagcagGAGGGATGAGTAAAAATTATTATCTGAAGGTGTTCTTAACAGCTAAACaaaataattcagttaaaaaGTTCTACCAAAATTCTCTCAAAATCTCATCTCTAACTTTTGACACTTTCAGCCACACAACCAGATAATAAATAGGCATACTGCTTCTCAAAAAGAACCAGAAACAGAGACAAACTGAGCTAAACTAAGAAGACAAAAGCACTGCATAACATATTGAAGAAGAAACACAACCTTTTTCCTATGGCTTTTATGTCAGTGGAGAGATGACATTCACTAAGATCTTCAAGAAAACTATATGCTTGGAAGAGTGCGTTCATTTAGAGGGGAAAAAACATAAAGCAGTTTGGCATCGCATTTAAATCTTCACAGTGCAATTTACCTTCAACATCGTCATCATGGTcgtcatcttcatcatcatcatcatcgtcatcatcttCGTCCTCGACTATCGGCTCATCATCCTACAACCATTTCACTCAATTTCATGCAccataaaagaaaaagatgaagcatcTTGAAATATTTATTCACTATCCTCCACAATTAAACATCAACACAAATACAGGAAGAACACATATTAAGGAAGGGAGTAGCCAGCACACTTTCATTATGAACCTCAAAGGACTTGCCACATTCTTTCTCCCACTAACCTCTCATAAATACTTACAATAGTGAGTTGTTATTATATGTTTGGCAGTTCAGGATTGTTTCCATAGTAGCCGGCACCCAATTAAGTCAACATATTTGGCACTAACCCAGTCAACAGATGACAGCACAAAATAATCACTTCTAATTAAATGTAACCGGAAAAACAATCTAATGGCTTCAGAGAACTCAAGTAAAATACTCCAGTTAATTAAATTCAAGCAAAGAGGTAACAGAGTCGAATGAGTGAACTTCAAAGCTCAAACAAGAGTAATGCTGTGTGATTGTTTGATCTGGTATCAGAATCATCCATAaaaattgatgagatattgaaaTAACAATTTGTAATGGATCCAATAGGGAAGAAAACACAAATATGACCAGGTTGGTACAAACTTAGTGACTGCTGCAGAAATTGAAACAACGAAGCACCTTACAAAAAATTTCGGGACAACTGATCCATTCAAATTAGCTCTATCTATGGCCAAAGAAAAGTGTAGCAGTATTTCAGTTGAGTATACTGCTCATCCAAAGTGATATAAAGATTAGCTAAAGTACAAATGAATGAATAAAGAAAAGAACCCTTGCCAGTGCCTTTGCTATCTAGCTTAACATATTGTAATTTGAAACCATCATGAGCCAAACCAATACGGAAAAAATGACATAGTTATTTTCTCCAATGCTGTAAAGAAATGTTTCCATTAAACCCACTCTATAACATAACAAAATAGATATGCAAAGTAAACTGGATATGAATCCATCTAAGAAAGACACCATACTAATTCTAAAGGCAGACAACAAAATAGCAATATGTAAAAGCTAAACCCTTCTTGGGGTTATAGCTGACTTCACTTAGTAGGAATGTATTTCACATTCGCTCATCACTGCAAAACTGTATCGAAAAATCAAACAGAAATGCAGCTAAACAGCAAACACACAACGAATAAAATCACTTTTCAACCGTAAAGATCTTTCCAACACATTTTCTGTATCTTTTAGCAGAAACTCATAAAGTCCAAGTAATATTaacattcaaaaataaaaacaacaagAAGCTCTGAATGCATAagacaaattaaataaaatatcacATAAAGCATGCCACAACTCAATTCAAAGAGAACCCCATTAAAAAcgacgagagagagagattacatgAACTTTTTGCTGTTCGAGCTGGGCAGCAAGGAGCTCTTCTTGAGTTTGGGCAGTCATGCTGTCACAATTAGGAAACAAAATTTTATAATGTGTAATTCAGGTTTGCTAGCGAATTGGGAATCAGCGATTACAGACTTGATCACAATTAGTTTAAACAAAGTTTTGGTGATAAATTATTCTTATTCAGATGAGAAAAAAGGGTTGATCTTCATAATATCAAGCATCtagaatataaataaaatatcaaaaacaAGAGAATAAACAGAACAACATCAaccaaaaaattttaaattgaaaaccaatcaaatcaaatttcagTTCAGGAAAAAATAAGGTTCTGTTTTGCCATTTATCAACaatcaacttaaattttaaaaaataaaatttcctcaAAATTTAGAAACCTAATCAaccaaacttttttttaatctaatctAGACATTTCGGTTCAGAAAAAAAAGTTATAAGATACCCGATTCAGCACTTAACtacatgatatatatatatatatatatatagctggGCACTTAGCTACAACATGCCAAGCAGCGAAGACATGAATTTTCCAGTACCAAAGTTTCGAAATGATAGAAAATAATCTCAATttgaacataaaaaataaaataaaaaaacataaaatccaaaaattaTACGATCAATTAAACATATCAGAGAGAACAATACCTTTAATTAGATCCAGAAAACAAATCAAGGAAGAGACGAAATCAATTTGAGAGGGAGAAACAAAGAACGCGAGAGCGATGAGAGAGATACGAGAGAGAAGAGGGAAGAGTTACCTTGGAGTTGGAGCAGAGGAAGTAGCAGCGTGAAAGGGAAGACTGAAGAGGGTGGACTGTGGAGGCAAAAGCAGCTGCGCGAGGTGAACCAAGTTTTTTCAGGGTTGAGCTTgttttttagggtttagggattCAGATCTCACTCCTGGACCGTTTAGTCTTGACCGTTCACACAGATCGTGCGGCCAGGATTCcattttaaattttgtatttttcttgtcTGCGTATTATAAGCTAAACCAATTTACGAcacaaagaaaaatcaaataggCCATTTACACGGCACTTAATACtaatttgaattacattatttcTAGCTATTAAGTCTGCCTCTcactttaatgtagataatatcatttgctaaaaaaaaaaaaaaaaaaaaaaactttaacgaaaagctccaggtactgttcactttaacaaaaaaccacatttttacactaaaatgttaatcctggtactattcactttaccctttattttgtttaaaactcaaagttttcaaatttttttcattagttttcctataaaaaaaaaggtaaattacaccttaccacctcaggtttggggtcgttttcaattccttacaacatctttaaaacatttcactttcatacctcaagtactattttatttcaatataatacctccgttatatttttcatccattggtTCCTTAAGAGCTGACGTGACTGTCACATTTGTGCCATGTGGCTAaacacttaataaaaaatttaaaataataaaaaaaaacccaaatcctaTTCGTCTTCCCCAGAATCCCCACACGTGCCCACCCTTCCCCCATCCCCAATATGATATTCGACGACAGCAACACCGTCATCCTCCTCCACGTTAGCCCTACCTCCGTCCTTTTTTACGTCGACTAGGACTCAGTCGACCTCTCTATCAACACCAACGACAACGTCGATTTCGTCGACAACTGCACCCTGCACAATTTCGTCAAGCAGAAGAAACTTGAGAACGACTTTGATGCCTTCACTGCCTCCAAGGTCACCGATCTCGCCAAGCCATTGAAGGAGGTGCAGATTCCATACAAGATCCACTTCGTTAAGGAACATGACATGAAGGAGCGGTTCTGCTTGGAGGTTGAGAGGTTAGGGCTCAGTGTCATGATCATGGGGAGCTAAGGGGTCGACGCCACCAAGTGTGGGACTGACTGTCATGCCCCGATCCTGACctacgtccaggatcgacatGTGACGTCTTTTAGTAATTGGCGAAGATCCGgccgttggatgtctgggtaACTCCTTCGGAGTTTTCTACAActtaattatgatttcataaagctTGATTCTATACTTGATGTTATAGATTGTGATCAATGGTCCGTTTTTATTGaatatcacatacttgtattattaTCACTCATCCGAGCTCCGCAGCTTATCCGAGTTCCGTTTGGTCGGTGCACCATTCTCATGATGTAGGCACTGATTTTACATACGACATGTCTGGGTAGATTTTGAGAAACCACTTAATATTTTGGTTCCATTGAATAGTCTGGACCCAGATGttgttggattccgttgagtggtccggaatcctttCTCTCGCTCATTTCCATAAGTTAGACTAGAACCTTGGATTCGAGTGAACGGGAATTACCCACAATAGACcttatgaatataaattagaattatcaagttattacttggaatccaggcagggaattatgtagaattcctttattaaattttatgcaTTGATGTGTGATCTGGTTGACtgattaacataattaaatgttaatatcgTGCCTCCTTGATTCAAGGAATGGGTTACTTGAGGTGAttatggaatgatgttgaatatgattgttattaataCGATTAGAGCAGTGACCAATGTGACTAGAGGATACTATTATGCTTTGTTGATTCTTTGATATATTACATgatataaattgtgattttatgttgaaacataatgatttatatgatggatgaaatagaaacCTTGATTGTCATGTGGGATGTTATGTAGCTTGAATCGAATAATTCATGTTTGTCAAGTCCAAATGTTTGATTGAGGAATGTTATGCCTTTTAGCTTGAGTGGACTGTGATATATGTCGAGTTGTAGCGAATGAcgaactacaaatggcttgatccctattagGGTACATAGGccgtctaacgaggaggttagatgtaaccataaaatatacaaaaaattaCTATACGATTCGATTCTTGAGTTATGCTTCGTACATATCCTGAAGGCGGGATTTGTTGGGTTTATGGTTACTtagtgacgtcacgtgtcgatcctggacgcAGGTCGGGATCAGGGTGTGACACTGACGGTATGCTTGGGAGTGTCAGCGATTATTTTGTTCATCACTGCGTTTGTCCCGTTGTTGTTGTCCGATTTTTGGAAGATGACAATACCAGCATTGcttggggggtggggggtggggggtttCGGGggaggtggggtggggtgggatggggtgggtttttggatggaatgggagatgaagagagtggaggagagcgAGGTAGGTCAGGGGGAATGGTTTTCTCAATTTCTAggtttcagttttttatttttattttttaatatggtaaattattataatattttaaatgtataaaaaattactTTTTGCCACGGGGCACAAATTTGGCAgtcacgtcagcacttaacgaaccaatagatggaaaatgtaaTTGATGTATTAtatagaaataaaatagtacgtaaggtatgaaagtgaattttttttaagatgttgtatgaggttgcaatagacctcaaacttgaggtggtaaagtgtaatttaccaaaaaaaaaaaaccatttacaCTT
This window of the Malus domestica chromosome 03, GDT2T_hap1 genome carries:
- the LOC114823999 gene encoding nascent polypeptide-associated complex subunit alpha-like protein codes for the protein MTAQTQEELLAAQLEQQKVHDDEPIVEDEDDDDDDDDEDDDHDDDVEGQGDGSGRSKQSRSEKKSRKAMLKLGMKAIPGVSRVTVKKSKNILFVISKPDVFKSPASDTYVIFGEAKIEDLSSQLQTQAAEQFKAPNLNTVTAKPEPSTLAQDDEDVDETGVEPKDIELVMTQAGVSRSRAVKALKAANGDIVSAIMELTN